One region of Microbacterium rhizosphaerae genomic DNA includes:
- a CDS encoding SDR family oxidoreductase: MTRVEPPRTAVVTGAGTGIGRATARAFLDAGWAVALAGRTLGTLIEAGAQHPLALPVVADVTDADSVRALFAAVVERFGRVDVVFNNAGVPGPAGAVDEIDLVEWERTMAVNVTGAMRVAAEAVRTMKAQTPQGGRILNNGSIAAHRPRPRTVAYAVSKHAMTGLTRSIALDGRPFGITCGQIDIGNAATDLLADLGEGRGFTQPDGIIRPEPVFDVADAARAVVLMAELPPDAVIGSLTITAAGMPFDGRG, encoded by the coding sequence ATGACACGCGTTGAACCACCCCGCACGGCGGTCGTGACCGGCGCCGGTACAGGCATCGGACGCGCGACGGCGCGGGCGTTCCTCGATGCCGGCTGGGCCGTCGCCTTGGCCGGCCGCACGCTCGGAACGCTGATCGAGGCCGGGGCGCAGCATCCGCTCGCCCTCCCCGTCGTCGCGGACGTGACGGATGCCGACTCCGTGCGCGCCCTGTTCGCCGCCGTCGTCGAGCGCTTCGGGCGGGTCGACGTCGTCTTCAACAACGCCGGTGTCCCCGGACCCGCGGGCGCCGTCGACGAGATCGACCTCGTCGAGTGGGAGCGCACCATGGCGGTCAACGTCACCGGCGCGATGCGGGTGGCCGCCGAGGCGGTGCGCACGATGAAGGCGCAGACGCCGCAGGGAGGCCGCATCCTGAACAACGGCTCGATCGCCGCCCACCGTCCGCGCCCGCGGACGGTCGCGTATGCCGTCTCCAAGCACGCGATGACCGGGCTGACGCGGTCGATCGCGCTCGACGGGCGGCCGTTCGGCATCACGTGCGGACAGATCGACATCGGGAACGCGGCGACCGACCTGCTCGCGGACCTCGGCGAGGGCCGCGGCTTCACGCAGCCCGACGGCATCATCCGTCCCGAGCCCGTGTTCGACGTCGCCGACGCGGCGCGCGCGGTCGTCCTGATGGCCGAGCTGCCACCCGACGCCGTGATCGGATCATTGACGATCACCGCGGCCGGCATGCCCTTCGACGGACGCGGCTGA
- a CDS encoding ABC transporter ATP-binding protein, translating into MATVTFDNATRLYPGGTRPAVDKISLEVGDGEFLVLVGPSGCGKSTTLRMLAGLEEVNSGRILIGDRDVTDIPPKDRDIAMVFQNYALYPHMTVAENMGFALKIAGVGKEERAARVLEAAKLLDLEPYLTRKPKALSGGQRQRVAMGRAIVRNPQVFLMDEPLSNLDAKLRVQTRTQIASLTRRLGVTTVYVTHDQTEALTMGDRIAVLKDGVLQQVGNPRDLYASPKNVFVAGFIGSPAMNLFTTDVVDGGVKFGQSVVAVERETLANTGSQVTIGVRPEDIQVSTSSAEGLEVVVDLVEELGADGYLYGHADINGKRTDIVARVDGRIHPNAGETVNLTPTPHHVHLFDLESGERLGTKAVASA; encoded by the coding sequence ATGGCTACGGTCACGTTCGACAACGCAACCCGCCTCTACCCGGGCGGCACCCGTCCCGCGGTCGACAAGATCAGCCTCGAGGTCGGAGACGGCGAGTTCCTCGTCCTCGTCGGCCCCTCGGGCTGCGGCAAGTCCACCACCCTGCGCATGCTCGCCGGCCTCGAAGAGGTCAACTCGGGCCGCATCCTCATCGGCGACCGCGATGTCACGGACATCCCGCCGAAGGACCGCGACATCGCGATGGTGTTCCAGAACTACGCGCTGTACCCGCACATGACCGTCGCCGAGAACATGGGCTTCGCCCTGAAGATCGCCGGCGTGGGCAAGGAGGAGCGCGCCGCGCGCGTCCTCGAGGCCGCCAAGCTCCTCGACCTCGAGCCGTACCTGACCCGCAAGCCGAAGGCGCTCTCGGGTGGTCAGCGTCAGCGCGTCGCCATGGGTCGCGCCATCGTCCGCAACCCGCAGGTGTTCCTCATGGACGAGCCGCTGTCGAACCTCGACGCGAAGCTGCGCGTGCAGACCCGCACCCAGATCGCGTCGCTCACGCGTCGCCTGGGCGTCACCACGGTCTACGTCACCCACGACCAGACCGAGGCGCTCACGATGGGCGACCGCATCGCGGTGCTGAAGGACGGCGTCCTGCAGCAGGTCGGCAACCCGCGCGACCTGTACGCCTCCCCGAAGAACGTCTTCGTCGCCGGCTTCATCGGCTCCCCCGCCATGAACCTCTTCACCACCGACGTCGTCGACGGCGGCGTGAAGTTCGGCCAGTCGGTCGTCGCCGTCGAGCGCGAGACCCTCGCGAACACCGGCTCGCAGGTCACGATCGGCGTCCGCCCCGAGGACATCCAGGTCTCGACCTCGTCGGCCGAAGGCCTCGAGGTCGTCGTCGACCTCGTCGAGGAGCTCGGCGCCGACGGCTACCTGTACGGCCACGCCGACATCAACGGCAAGCGGACGGACATCGTCGCGCGCGTCGACGGCCGCATCCACCCGAACGCGGGTGAGACGGTGAACCTGACGCCGACGCCGCACCACGTCCACCTGTTCGACCTCGAGTCGGGCGAGCGCCTCGGCACGAAGGCCGTCGCCTCCGCGTAA
- a CDS encoding DsbA family protein, producing the protein MSSDGSSNTPSSQRREAVREKAQQVQAQQARARRARRAWIVAGIVILVGALAASVTWAFASTAAKPQAEPQNLSNDGFHITSVAGIASTVGQVGSGATPTPTPSPAADPATPTPTPSSSAAAPVDIRVYVDFLSVGARQFQVANVQQLKKWVTEDAAKLTYYPVAMLTAKSNGTKYSLRSASAAACVATHSPDSFFAYANELLVKQPSADSDGLTDAALADLAAASGASDPKTVRSCIQNEDYAAWVKTVTDRAVSGVPGTKGVSLTGTPLVLVNGTPYMGALDDPAEFAQFVLTIASNSYYKSTVPTPTPTPTATP; encoded by the coding sequence ATGTCGAGCGACGGTTCTTCGAACACCCCCTCGAGCCAGCGCCGAGAGGCGGTGCGCGAGAAGGCCCAGCAGGTCCAGGCCCAGCAGGCGCGCGCACGCCGCGCGCGGCGCGCATGGATCGTCGCCGGCATCGTCATCCTCGTCGGCGCCCTCGCGGCGTCGGTGACCTGGGCGTTCGCGTCCACCGCGGCCAAGCCGCAGGCCGAGCCGCAGAACCTCAGCAACGACGGATTCCACATCACGAGCGTGGCGGGAATCGCGAGCACCGTCGGCCAGGTCGGCTCCGGCGCCACGCCGACCCCGACGCCTTCTCCCGCAGCCGATCCGGCGACGCCCACGCCGACGCCGTCGTCCTCCGCGGCGGCTCCGGTCGATATCCGCGTCTACGTCGACTTCCTCTCGGTCGGGGCGCGCCAGTTCCAGGTGGCCAACGTCCAGCAGCTCAAGAAGTGGGTCACGGAGGACGCCGCGAAACTGACGTACTACCCGGTCGCGATGCTGACCGCGAAGTCGAACGGCACCAAGTACTCCCTGCGCTCCGCGAGCGCCGCGGCCTGCGTGGCGACGCACTCGCCGGATTCCTTCTTCGCGTACGCCAACGAGCTGCTGGTGAAGCAGCCGTCCGCCGACTCGGACGGGCTGACGGATGCGGCGCTCGCTGACCTCGCGGCCGCCTCCGGGGCCAGCGATCCCAAGACCGTGCGCTCGTGCATCCAGAACGAGGACTACGCTGCGTGGGTCAAGACCGTGACCGATCGCGCGGTGTCCGGCGTTCCCGGCACGAAGGGCGTCTCCCTCACCGGCACGCCGCTCGTGCTCGTGAACGGCACGCCCTACATGGGTGCGCTGGACGACCCGGCCGAGTTCGCGCAGTTCGTGCTGACGATCGCGAGCAACAGCTACTACAAGTCGACGGTGCCGACGCCGACGCCCACGCCGACGGCTACCCCCTAG
- a CDS encoding HpcH/HpaI aldolase/citrate lyase family protein, with protein sequence MAAHRPVDPAIARSWLLVPGTRVDLFDENAASRADAVVLDIEDAVDPSNKPQARQDVADWLRGGGRAWVRVNDVASPFWSDDLAVLAGIPTLLGIMLAKTETPDQVTSSFDRLGGTVPVVALIESAVGMEDAAHIAKARGSFRLAFGSGDFRRDTGMSADAEAMAYPRARLVIASRVGGLPGPIDGPTVGNSMPTLREHSAITVSMGMTGKLCLAAEQAPVINEVISPTPSEVAWALDFLADFESRGRVVRDGSDLPRLGRAQKIEKLAVAFGVHPS encoded by the coding sequence ATGGCGGCGCACCGGCCGGTCGACCCCGCGATCGCCCGCTCCTGGCTGCTCGTGCCCGGTACGCGCGTCGACCTGTTCGACGAGAATGCGGCCTCCCGCGCCGATGCCGTCGTGCTCGACATCGAGGACGCGGTCGACCCCTCCAACAAGCCCCAGGCCCGCCAGGATGTCGCCGATTGGCTGCGCGGCGGCGGCCGGGCGTGGGTCCGCGTCAACGACGTGGCGAGCCCGTTCTGGAGCGACGACCTCGCCGTGCTCGCCGGCATCCCGACCCTGCTCGGCATCATGCTCGCCAAGACCGAGACGCCCGACCAGGTCACCTCGTCCTTCGACCGTCTCGGCGGCACCGTGCCCGTCGTCGCCCTCATCGAGTCCGCGGTGGGCATGGAGGACGCGGCGCACATCGCCAAGGCGCGCGGCTCCTTCCGCCTCGCGTTCGGCAGCGGCGACTTCCGCCGGGACACGGGCATGAGCGCCGACGCCGAGGCCATGGCGTACCCGCGCGCACGCCTCGTCATCGCGAGCCGCGTCGGTGGCCTTCCCGGACCCATCGACGGGCCGACCGTCGGCAACAGCATGCCCACGCTGCGCGAGCACTCCGCGATCACGGTCTCGATGGGCATGACCGGCAAGCTCTGCCTCGCGGCGGAGCAGGCGCCCGTCATCAACGAGGTCATCAGCCCGACCCCGAGCGAGGTCGCGTGGGCGCTCGACTTCCTCGCCGACTTCGAGAGCCGCGGCCGCGTGGTTCGCGACGGCAGCGACCTGCCGCGCCTCGGCCGCGCGCAGAAGATCGAGAAGCTCGCGGTGGCGTTCGGGGTGCACCCGAGCTGA